The following are encoded in a window of Astyanax mexicanus isolate ESR-SI-001 chromosome 6, AstMex3_surface, whole genome shotgun sequence genomic DNA:
- the LOC111197032 gene encoding involucrin isoform X1, with translation MEEREKRLAEREKHLDQRELHLIEKEKHLDERETRSEERWKHLDEREISLDKREKHLEGREKHLDQRQNSVIKKEKHLDQRQNSVIKKEKHLDKKQSSLIEKEKHLDEQENLLAIKEKLVDMRKRHAELREPVSQVEKLKEQELERKAKELEMIKSCSSYRHTYIPPEEKFFPPFPPLKYQLRRRKSIDSPPDFKGEKRTTHPEQPQPKAETKTEPRDKTKTKPTAKTKTEPSAETKTDPTAETKTEIAVETKTKPTAETKTQPAVSDPSSETKSKPTAES, from the exons ATGGAGGAGAGAGAAAAGCGTTtagcagaaagagaaaaacacCTGGATCAGAGAGAACTGCATTTAATTGAAAAGGAAAAACATCTGGATGAACGAGAGACTCGATCGGAGGAGAGATGGAAGCACCTGGATGAAAGAGAGATTAGTTTGGATAAGAGAGAGAAGCATTTAGAGGGAAGAGAAAAACACCTGGATCAAAGACAGAACAGTGTtattaagaaagaaaaacaccTGGATCAAAGACAGAACAGTGTtattaagaaagaaaaacaccTGGATAAAAAACAGAGCAGTTTGATTGAGAAGGAAAAACACCTGGATGAACAAGAGAATTTATTGGCGATTAAAGAAAAACTTGTGGACATGAGAAAGAGGCATGCAGAATTGAGAGAACCGGTGTCTCAGGTGGAAAAGCTGAAAGAGCAGGAACTGGAAAGGAAAGCAAAAGAACTGGAAATGATAAAAAGTTGTTCATCATATAGACATACTTATATTCCACCTG AAGAAAAGTTTTTTCCACCTTTTCCACCTTTAAAATACcaattaagaagaagaaaaagcatcGACAGTCCCCCAGACT ttaaaGGAGAAAAGAGAACAACACATCCAGAACAACCTCAACCTAAAGCTGAGACTAAAACCGAACCTAGAGACaagactaaaactaaacctaCAGCCAAGACTAAAACTGAACCCTCAGCCGAGACTAAAACTGACCCTACAGCTGAGACTAAAACTGAAATTGCAGTCGAGACTAAAACTAAACCCACAGCCGAGACTAAAACTCAACCTGCAGTGAGTGATCCCTCATCTGAGACTAAATCTAAACCCACAGCTGAGTCTTAA
- the LOC111197032 gene encoding involucrin isoform X2, translating into MEEREKRLAEREKHLDQRELHLIEKEKHLDERETRSEERWKHLDEREISLDKREKHLEGREKHLDQRQNSVIKKEKHLDQRQNSVIKKEKHLDKKQSSLIEKEKHLDEQENLLAIKEKLVDMRKRHAELREPVSQVEKLKEQELERKAKELEMIKSCSSYRHTYIPPEKFFPPFPPLKYQLRRRKSIDSPPDFKGEKRTTHPEQPQPKAETKTEPRDKTKTKPTAKTKTEPSAETKTDPTAETKTEIAVETKTKPTAETKTQPAVSDPSSETKSKPTAES; encoded by the exons ATGGAGGAGAGAGAAAAGCGTTtagcagaaagagaaaaacacCTGGATCAGAGAGAACTGCATTTAATTGAAAAGGAAAAACATCTGGATGAACGAGAGACTCGATCGGAGGAGAGATGGAAGCACCTGGATGAAAGAGAGATTAGTTTGGATAAGAGAGAGAAGCATTTAGAGGGAAGAGAAAAACACCTGGATCAAAGACAGAACAGTGTtattaagaaagaaaaacaccTGGATCAAAGACAGAACAGTGTtattaagaaagaaaaacaccTGGATAAAAAACAGAGCAGTTTGATTGAGAAGGAAAAACACCTGGATGAACAAGAGAATTTATTGGCGATTAAAGAAAAACTTGTGGACATGAGAAAGAGGCATGCAGAATTGAGAGAACCGGTGTCTCAGGTGGAAAAGCTGAAAGAGCAGGAACTGGAAAGGAAAGCAAAAGAACTGGAAATGATAAAAAGTTGTTCATCATATAGACATACTTATATTCCACCTG AAAAGTTTTTTCCACCTTTTCCACCTTTAAAATACcaattaagaagaagaaaaagcatcGACAGTCCCCCAGACT ttaaaGGAGAAAAGAGAACAACACATCCAGAACAACCTCAACCTAAAGCTGAGACTAAAACCGAACCTAGAGACaagactaaaactaaacctaCAGCCAAGACTAAAACTGAACCCTCAGCCGAGACTAAAACTGACCCTACAGCTGAGACTAAAACTGAAATTGCAGTCGAGACTAAAACTAAACCCACAGCCGAGACTAAAACTCAACCTGCAGTGAGTGATCCCTCATCTGAGACTAAATCTAAACCCACAGCTGAGTCTTAA